Proteins from a genomic interval of Syngnathus acus chromosome 4, fSynAcu1.2, whole genome shotgun sequence:
- the LOC119121641 gene encoding ELAV-like protein 1 isoform X3, whose translation MMHMTCFWGSIKYQFAHAQLYLSWAVAQARNCVSRAGGQTDRPSIHPSISWSVNRMALRRGHVRYLKVCEVQASQKDIRDAEGAGGAKEMYDNGYGEHAAEDDNARTNLIVNYLPQSMNQEELRNLFSNVGEVESAKLIRDKVAGNSLGYGFVNFVNASDAERAISSLNGLRLQSKTIKVSYARPSSDTIKDANLYISGLPRTISQQDLEDMFSRYGHIINSRVLVDQASGLSRGVAFIRFDKRAEAEEAIKELNGHTPPGGSEPITVKFAANPNQARNSQLVSQMYHGQSRRFAGPVHHQTQRFRFSPMSVEHMGAGGGGASGTPSGWCIFIYNLGQEADEAMLWQLFGPFGAVSNVKVIRDFSSNKCKGFGFVTMNNYEEAAMAIHNLNGYRLGDKVLQVSFKTSKGHK comes from the exons ATGATGCACATGACCTGCttctggggatcaataaagtatcaATTTGCGCATGCACAACTGTATTTGTCGTGGGCTGTTGCTCAGGCACGCAACTGTGTTTCAAGGGCGggcggacagacagacagaccatccatccatccatccatcagttGGTCAGTCAATCGCATGGCGCTGAGACGAGGACACGTGAGGTACCTGAAG GTGTGCGAGGTGCAGGCGTCCCAGAAGGATATCAGAGACGCTGAAGGAGCCGGCGGAGCAAAG GAGATGTACGACAACGGCTATGGCGAGCACGCCGCCGAGGACGACAACGCCAGAACCAACCTGATCGTCAACTACCTGCCGCAAAGCATGAACCAGGAGGAACTGCGCAACCTGTTCAGCAATGTCGGCGAGGTGGAGTCGGCCAAGCTGATTCGGGACAAAGTCGCAG GAAACAGTTTAGGTTACGGCTTTGttaactttgttaacgctagtGATGCCGAGAGGGCAATCAGTTCCCTCAACGGCCTGAGGCTTCAGTCTAAAACCATCAAG GTGTCGTACGCGCGTCCCAGCTCAGACACCATCAAAGATGCCAATCTGTACATTAGCGGCCTGCCGCGCACCATCAGCCAGCAGGACCTGGAAGACATGTTTTCTCGCTACGGGCACATCATCAATTCCCGTGTGCTGGTGGACCAGGCATCAG GTCTGTCGAGGGGCGTGGCCTTCATCCGATTCGACAAGAGGGCTGAGGCGGAAGAGGCCATCAAGGAGCTCAACGGGCACACGCCGCCCGGCGGTTCCGAGCCCATCACGGTCAAGTTTGCCGCCAATCCCAACCAGGCCAGGAACTCTCAGCTTGTCTCACAAATGTACCATGGCCAATCGCGACGCTTCGCTGGACCTGTGCACCACCAGACACAGAGGTTCAG GTTCTCTCCAATGAGCGTGGAGCACATGggcgcaggaggaggaggggcttCGGGAACCCCGTCAGGATGGTGCATCTTCATCTACAACCTGGGCCAGGAAGCGGACGAGGCCATGCTGTGGCAGCTCTTCGGACCTTTTGGCGCCGTCAGCAATGTCAAGGTCATCCGTGACTTCAGCAGCAACAAATGCAAAGGCTTCGGCTTTGTCACCATGAACAACTACGAGGAGGCGGCCATGGCCATACACAACCTCAATGGCTACAGGCTGGGGGACAAAGTCCTCCAGGTGTCCTTCAAGACCAGCAAAGGACACAAGTAG
- the LOC119121641 gene encoding ELAV-like protein 1 isoform X1 — MMHMTCFWGSIKYQFAHAQLYLSWAVAQARNCVSRAGGQTDRPSIHPSISWSVNRMALRRGHVRYLKVCEVQASQKDIRDAEGAGGAKVTLHSGARRPAHVHVLDNVMTLCPQEMYDNGYGEHAAEDDNARTNLIVNYLPQSMNQEELRNLFSNVGEVESAKLIRDKVAGNSLGYGFVNFVNASDAERAISSLNGLRLQSKTIKVSYARPSSDTIKDANLYISGLPRTISQQDLEDMFSRYGHIINSRVLVDQASGLSRGVAFIRFDKRAEAEEAIKELNGHTPPGGSEPITVKFAANPNQARNSQLVSQMYHGQSRRFAGPVHHQTQRFRFSPMSVEHMGAGGGGASGTPSGWCIFIYNLGQEADEAMLWQLFGPFGAVSNVKVIRDFSSNKCKGFGFVTMNNYEEAAMAIHNLNGYRLGDKVLQVSFKTSKGHK; from the exons ATGATGCACATGACCTGCttctggggatcaataaagtatcaATTTGCGCATGCACAACTGTATTTGTCGTGGGCTGTTGCTCAGGCACGCAACTGTGTTTCAAGGGCGggcggacagacagacagaccatccatccatccatccatcagttGGTCAGTCAATCGCATGGCGCTGAGACGAGGACACGTGAGGTACCTGAAG GTGTGCGAGGTGCAGGCGTCCCAGAAGGATATCAGAGACGCTGAAGGAGCCGGCGGAGCAAAGGTGACTTTGCACAGCGGGGCGCGACGGCCCGCCCATGTCCATGTGCTTGATAATGTCATGACGCTTTGTCCGCAGGAGATGTACGACAACGGCTATGGCGAGCACGCCGCCGAGGACGACAACGCCAGAACCAACCTGATCGTCAACTACCTGCCGCAAAGCATGAACCAGGAGGAACTGCGCAACCTGTTCAGCAATGTCGGCGAGGTGGAGTCGGCCAAGCTGATTCGGGACAAAGTCGCAG GAAACAGTTTAGGTTACGGCTTTGttaactttgttaacgctagtGATGCCGAGAGGGCAATCAGTTCCCTCAACGGCCTGAGGCTTCAGTCTAAAACCATCAAG GTGTCGTACGCGCGTCCCAGCTCAGACACCATCAAAGATGCCAATCTGTACATTAGCGGCCTGCCGCGCACCATCAGCCAGCAGGACCTGGAAGACATGTTTTCTCGCTACGGGCACATCATCAATTCCCGTGTGCTGGTGGACCAGGCATCAG GTCTGTCGAGGGGCGTGGCCTTCATCCGATTCGACAAGAGGGCTGAGGCGGAAGAGGCCATCAAGGAGCTCAACGGGCACACGCCGCCCGGCGGTTCCGAGCCCATCACGGTCAAGTTTGCCGCCAATCCCAACCAGGCCAGGAACTCTCAGCTTGTCTCACAAATGTACCATGGCCAATCGCGACGCTTCGCTGGACCTGTGCACCACCAGACACAGAGGTTCAG GTTCTCTCCAATGAGCGTGGAGCACATGggcgcaggaggaggaggggcttCGGGAACCCCGTCAGGATGGTGCATCTTCATCTACAACCTGGGCCAGGAAGCGGACGAGGCCATGCTGTGGCAGCTCTTCGGACCTTTTGGCGCCGTCAGCAATGTCAAGGTCATCCGTGACTTCAGCAGCAACAAATGCAAAGGCTTCGGCTTTGTCACCATGAACAACTACGAGGAGGCGGCCATGGCCATACACAACCTCAATGGCTACAGGCTGGGGGACAAAGTCCTCCAGGTGTCCTTCAAGACCAGCAAAGGACACAAGTAG
- the LOC119121641 gene encoding ELAV-like protein 1 isoform X6 yields MYDNGYGEHAAEDDNARTNLIVNYLPQSMNQEELRNLFSNVGEVESAKLIRDKVAGNSLGYGFVNFVNASDAERAISSLNGLRLQSKTIKVSYARPSSDTIKDANLYISGLPRTISQQDLEDMFSRYGHIINSRVLVDQASGKHTRMPGSSHIQLTHALGHLGLSRGVAFIRFDKRAEAEEAIKELNGHTPPGGSEPITVKFAANPNQARNSQLVSQMYHGQSRRFAGPVHHQTQRFRFSPMSVEHMGAGGGGASGTPSGWCIFIYNLGQEADEAMLWQLFGPFGAVSNVKVIRDFSSNKCKGFGFVTMNNYEEAAMAIHNLNGYRLGDKVLQVSFKTSKGHK; encoded by the exons ATGTACGACAACGGCTATGGCGAGCACGCCGCCGAGGACGACAACGCCAGAACCAACCTGATCGTCAACTACCTGCCGCAAAGCATGAACCAGGAGGAACTGCGCAACCTGTTCAGCAATGTCGGCGAGGTGGAGTCGGCCAAGCTGATTCGGGACAAAGTCGCAG GAAACAGTTTAGGTTACGGCTTTGttaactttgttaacgctagtGATGCCGAGAGGGCAATCAGTTCCCTCAACGGCCTGAGGCTTCAGTCTAAAACCATCAAG GTGTCGTACGCGCGTCCCAGCTCAGACACCATCAAAGATGCCAATCTGTACATTAGCGGCCTGCCGCGCACCATCAGCCAGCAGGACCTGGAAGACATGTTTTCTCGCTACGGGCACATCATCAATTCCCGTGTGCTGGTGGACCAGGCATCAGGTaagcacacacgcatgccAGGCAGCAGTCACATCCAGCTCACACATGCGCTCGGCCATTTAGGTCTGTCGAGGGGCGTGGCCTTCATCCGATTCGACAAGAGGGCTGAGGCGGAAGAGGCCATCAAGGAGCTCAACGGGCACACGCCGCCCGGCGGTTCCGAGCCCATCACGGTCAAGTTTGCCGCCAATCCCAACCAGGCCAGGAACTCTCAGCTTGTCTCACAAATGTACCATGGCCAATCGCGACGCTTCGCTGGACCTGTGCACCACCAGACACAGAGGTTCAG GTTCTCTCCAATGAGCGTGGAGCACATGggcgcaggaggaggaggggcttCGGGAACCCCGTCAGGATGGTGCATCTTCATCTACAACCTGGGCCAGGAAGCGGACGAGGCCATGCTGTGGCAGCTCTTCGGACCTTTTGGCGCCGTCAGCAATGTCAAGGTCATCCGTGACTTCAGCAGCAACAAATGCAAAGGCTTCGGCTTTGTCACCATGAACAACTACGAGGAGGCGGCCATGGCCATACACAACCTCAATGGCTACAGGCTGGGGGACAAAGTCCTCCAGGTGTCCTTCAAGACCAGCAAAGGACACAAGTAG
- the LOC119121641 gene encoding ELAV-like protein 1 isoform X4: MALRRGHVRYLKVCEVQASQKDIRDAEGAGGAKVTLHSGARRPAHVHVLDNVMTLCPQEMYDNGYGEHAAEDDNARTNLIVNYLPQSMNQEELRNLFSNVGEVESAKLIRDKVAGNSLGYGFVNFVNASDAERAISSLNGLRLQSKTIKVSYARPSSDTIKDANLYISGLPRTISQQDLEDMFSRYGHIINSRVLVDQASGLSRGVAFIRFDKRAEAEEAIKELNGHTPPGGSEPITVKFAANPNQARNSQLVSQMYHGQSRRFAGPVHHQTQRFRFSPMSVEHMGAGGGGASGTPSGWCIFIYNLGQEADEAMLWQLFGPFGAVSNVKVIRDFSSNKCKGFGFVTMNNYEEAAMAIHNLNGYRLGDKVLQVSFKTSKGHK; the protein is encoded by the exons ATGGCGCTGAGACGAGGACACGTGAGGTACCTGAAG GTGTGCGAGGTGCAGGCGTCCCAGAAGGATATCAGAGACGCTGAAGGAGCCGGCGGAGCAAAGGTGACTTTGCACAGCGGGGCGCGACGGCCCGCCCATGTCCATGTGCTTGATAATGTCATGACGCTTTGTCCGCAGGAGATGTACGACAACGGCTATGGCGAGCACGCCGCCGAGGACGACAACGCCAGAACCAACCTGATCGTCAACTACCTGCCGCAAAGCATGAACCAGGAGGAACTGCGCAACCTGTTCAGCAATGTCGGCGAGGTGGAGTCGGCCAAGCTGATTCGGGACAAAGTCGCAG GAAACAGTTTAGGTTACGGCTTTGttaactttgttaacgctagtGATGCCGAGAGGGCAATCAGTTCCCTCAACGGCCTGAGGCTTCAGTCTAAAACCATCAAG GTGTCGTACGCGCGTCCCAGCTCAGACACCATCAAAGATGCCAATCTGTACATTAGCGGCCTGCCGCGCACCATCAGCCAGCAGGACCTGGAAGACATGTTTTCTCGCTACGGGCACATCATCAATTCCCGTGTGCTGGTGGACCAGGCATCAG GTCTGTCGAGGGGCGTGGCCTTCATCCGATTCGACAAGAGGGCTGAGGCGGAAGAGGCCATCAAGGAGCTCAACGGGCACACGCCGCCCGGCGGTTCCGAGCCCATCACGGTCAAGTTTGCCGCCAATCCCAACCAGGCCAGGAACTCTCAGCTTGTCTCACAAATGTACCATGGCCAATCGCGACGCTTCGCTGGACCTGTGCACCACCAGACACAGAGGTTCAG GTTCTCTCCAATGAGCGTGGAGCACATGggcgcaggaggaggaggggcttCGGGAACCCCGTCAGGATGGTGCATCTTCATCTACAACCTGGGCCAGGAAGCGGACGAGGCCATGCTGTGGCAGCTCTTCGGACCTTTTGGCGCCGTCAGCAATGTCAAGGTCATCCGTGACTTCAGCAGCAACAAATGCAAAGGCTTCGGCTTTGTCACCATGAACAACTACGAGGAGGCGGCCATGGCCATACACAACCTCAATGGCTACAGGCTGGGGGACAAAGTCCTCCAGGTGTCCTTCAAGACCAGCAAAGGACACAAGTAG
- the stx6 gene encoding syntaxin-6 — MSMEDPFFVVKGEVQKAVSGAQTLHHRWRELLLEGGAASKEEMDWTTNELRNSLRSIEWDLEDLDETISIVESNPKKFNLDADELVKRKAFISSTRRIVKQMKEHMTSGPAVAFADGTDKRVPLGDGAKCDVYQPPARGLHDTNSDFIENQQLQQQLMAEQQDEQLELVSGTIGVLKNMSERIGLELDEQAVMLDDFGQEMDSTHSRLDNVMKKLAKVSHITSDRRQWCAIGVLLAVLLVILLLLVIL; from the exons ATGTCCATGGAAGACCCCTTCTTCGTCGTCAAAGG GGAGGTGCAGAAGGCCGTGAGCGGCGCTCAAACCCTCCATCACAGATGGAGAGAGTTGCTGCTGGAAGGGGGTGCAGCCTCGAAGGAGGAGATGGACTGGACCACGAATGAGCTGAGGAACAGTTTGCGCTCCATTGAGTGGGACCTGGAAGACCTTGATGAGACCATCA GCATCGTGGAGTCCAACcccaagaagttcaacctggaTGCCGATGAGCTGGTCAAGAGAAAAGCCTTCATCAGCAGCACCAGACGCATTGTCAAG CAAATGAAGGAGCACATGACGAGTGGTCCGGCCGTGGCCTTTGCCGACGGGACAGACAAGCGG GTGCCGCTCGGCGACGGCGCCAAATGCGACGTGTACCAGCCGCCGGCGCGTGGCCTGCACGACACTAACTCCGACTTCATCGAGAACCAGCAACTTCAGCAACAG TTGATGGCGGAGCAGCAGGACGAACAGCTGGAGCTTGTCTCGGGAACCATTGGCGTCCTGAAGAACATGTCAGAGAGGATTGGCCTGGAGTTGGACGAACAGGCTGT tatGCTGGACGACTTTGGCCAGGAGATGGACAGCACACACTCCAGACTGGACAACGTCATGAAGAAACTGGCCAAAGTGTCCCACATCACCAGCG ACCGTCGCCAGTGGTGCGCCATTGGTGTGCTGCTGGCTGTCCTCTTGGTCATCCTCCTGCTCCTCGTCATCCTCTGA
- the LOC119121641 gene encoding ELAV-like protein 1 isoform X2 translates to MMHMTCFWGSIKYQFAHAQLYLSWAVAQARNCVSRAGGQTDRPSIHPSISWSVNRMALRRGHVRYLKVCEVQASQKDIRDAEGAGGAKEMYDNGYGEHAAEDDNARTNLIVNYLPQSMNQEELRNLFSNVGEVESAKLIRDKVAGNSLGYGFVNFVNASDAERAISSLNGLRLQSKTIKVSYARPSSDTIKDANLYISGLPRTISQQDLEDMFSRYGHIINSRVLVDQASGKHTRMPGSSHIQLTHALGHLGLSRGVAFIRFDKRAEAEEAIKELNGHTPPGGSEPITVKFAANPNQARNSQLVSQMYHGQSRRFAGPVHHQTQRFRFSPMSVEHMGAGGGGASGTPSGWCIFIYNLGQEADEAMLWQLFGPFGAVSNVKVIRDFSSNKCKGFGFVTMNNYEEAAMAIHNLNGYRLGDKVLQVSFKTSKGHK, encoded by the exons ATGATGCACATGACCTGCttctggggatcaataaagtatcaATTTGCGCATGCACAACTGTATTTGTCGTGGGCTGTTGCTCAGGCACGCAACTGTGTTTCAAGGGCGggcggacagacagacagaccatccatccatccatccatcagttGGTCAGTCAATCGCATGGCGCTGAGACGAGGACACGTGAGGTACCTGAAG GTGTGCGAGGTGCAGGCGTCCCAGAAGGATATCAGAGACGCTGAAGGAGCCGGCGGAGCAAAG GAGATGTACGACAACGGCTATGGCGAGCACGCCGCCGAGGACGACAACGCCAGAACCAACCTGATCGTCAACTACCTGCCGCAAAGCATGAACCAGGAGGAACTGCGCAACCTGTTCAGCAATGTCGGCGAGGTGGAGTCGGCCAAGCTGATTCGGGACAAAGTCGCAG GAAACAGTTTAGGTTACGGCTTTGttaactttgttaacgctagtGATGCCGAGAGGGCAATCAGTTCCCTCAACGGCCTGAGGCTTCAGTCTAAAACCATCAAG GTGTCGTACGCGCGTCCCAGCTCAGACACCATCAAAGATGCCAATCTGTACATTAGCGGCCTGCCGCGCACCATCAGCCAGCAGGACCTGGAAGACATGTTTTCTCGCTACGGGCACATCATCAATTCCCGTGTGCTGGTGGACCAGGCATCAGGTaagcacacacgcatgccAGGCAGCAGTCACATCCAGCTCACACATGCGCTCGGCCATTTAGGTCTGTCGAGGGGCGTGGCCTTCATCCGATTCGACAAGAGGGCTGAGGCGGAAGAGGCCATCAAGGAGCTCAACGGGCACACGCCGCCCGGCGGTTCCGAGCCCATCACGGTCAAGTTTGCCGCCAATCCCAACCAGGCCAGGAACTCTCAGCTTGTCTCACAAATGTACCATGGCCAATCGCGACGCTTCGCTGGACCTGTGCACCACCAGACACAGAGGTTCAG GTTCTCTCCAATGAGCGTGGAGCACATGggcgcaggaggaggaggggcttCGGGAACCCCGTCAGGATGGTGCATCTTCATCTACAACCTGGGCCAGGAAGCGGACGAGGCCATGCTGTGGCAGCTCTTCGGACCTTTTGGCGCCGTCAGCAATGTCAAGGTCATCCGTGACTTCAGCAGCAACAAATGCAAAGGCTTCGGCTTTGTCACCATGAACAACTACGAGGAGGCGGCCATGGCCATACACAACCTCAATGGCTACAGGCTGGGGGACAAAGTCCTCCAGGTGTCCTTCAAGACCAGCAAAGGACACAAGTAG
- the LOC119121641 gene encoding ELAV-like protein 1 isoform X5 — translation MALRRGHVRYLKVCEVQASQKDIRDAEGAGGAKEMYDNGYGEHAAEDDNARTNLIVNYLPQSMNQEELRNLFSNVGEVESAKLIRDKVAGNSLGYGFVNFVNASDAERAISSLNGLRLQSKTIKVSYARPSSDTIKDANLYISGLPRTISQQDLEDMFSRYGHIINSRVLVDQASGKHTRMPGSSHIQLTHALGHLGLSRGVAFIRFDKRAEAEEAIKELNGHTPPGGSEPITVKFAANPNQARNSQLVSQMYHGQSRRFAGPVHHQTQRFRFSPMSVEHMGAGGGGASGTPSGWCIFIYNLGQEADEAMLWQLFGPFGAVSNVKVIRDFSSNKCKGFGFVTMNNYEEAAMAIHNLNGYRLGDKVLQVSFKTSKGHK, via the exons ATGGCGCTGAGACGAGGACACGTGAGGTACCTGAAG GTGTGCGAGGTGCAGGCGTCCCAGAAGGATATCAGAGACGCTGAAGGAGCCGGCGGAGCAAAG GAGATGTACGACAACGGCTATGGCGAGCACGCCGCCGAGGACGACAACGCCAGAACCAACCTGATCGTCAACTACCTGCCGCAAAGCATGAACCAGGAGGAACTGCGCAACCTGTTCAGCAATGTCGGCGAGGTGGAGTCGGCCAAGCTGATTCGGGACAAAGTCGCAG GAAACAGTTTAGGTTACGGCTTTGttaactttgttaacgctagtGATGCCGAGAGGGCAATCAGTTCCCTCAACGGCCTGAGGCTTCAGTCTAAAACCATCAAG GTGTCGTACGCGCGTCCCAGCTCAGACACCATCAAAGATGCCAATCTGTACATTAGCGGCCTGCCGCGCACCATCAGCCAGCAGGACCTGGAAGACATGTTTTCTCGCTACGGGCACATCATCAATTCCCGTGTGCTGGTGGACCAGGCATCAGGTaagcacacacgcatgccAGGCAGCAGTCACATCCAGCTCACACATGCGCTCGGCCATTTAGGTCTGTCGAGGGGCGTGGCCTTCATCCGATTCGACAAGAGGGCTGAGGCGGAAGAGGCCATCAAGGAGCTCAACGGGCACACGCCGCCCGGCGGTTCCGAGCCCATCACGGTCAAGTTTGCCGCCAATCCCAACCAGGCCAGGAACTCTCAGCTTGTCTCACAAATGTACCATGGCCAATCGCGACGCTTCGCTGGACCTGTGCACCACCAGACACAGAGGTTCAG GTTCTCTCCAATGAGCGTGGAGCACATGggcgcaggaggaggaggggcttCGGGAACCCCGTCAGGATGGTGCATCTTCATCTACAACCTGGGCCAGGAAGCGGACGAGGCCATGCTGTGGCAGCTCTTCGGACCTTTTGGCGCCGTCAGCAATGTCAAGGTCATCCGTGACTTCAGCAGCAACAAATGCAAAGGCTTCGGCTTTGTCACCATGAACAACTACGAGGAGGCGGCCATGGCCATACACAACCTCAATGGCTACAGGCTGGGGGACAAAGTCCTCCAGGTGTCCTTCAAGACCAGCAAAGGACACAAGTAG